ATTATCATGTGGTACCTGAAATAGTCAGGAAACATGTAGTAACAAACACTCAATTATCAAATATTTTCAGCTCTGATGATTTGAATTTCACAACCAGGTACAAAGGCAGTTGCAGCTACGGATAGAGGAACATGCAAGATACGTGCAGAAAATACTGGAAGAGCAACAGAAGGCCGGCAATGTGTCACTAAAAGTTCCAACTAAGCCACAAGCGACAGTGTCACCTGAATCGACATCAGATGAGAGAAGCGAATCTGAGGTAGGCACCATTTCTCCGCAGCCATCCAAGAACAAAAACCCGTTTGTAGACACAGAATGCAAATCGCCGGCAAGGATCAAGAGGACAAAGGTTCAGGTTGATCTTGAGAACGAGGCCCCATGTTCGTAGCTGTGCCGGACATTTGCACCTCCCGTTTTACTTCAGGAGCTATTTGCTATTGTTTGTAACCTGAACAACCATAGTATCTCTAGTTATCTGTTGATATCTTGGCATGAAATGGACTTCAGATCTTAGCCGTTGTATTATATAGTTTGACTTTGGAATGAAAAATGGAAGTTAGGGCTTATGTTTGAAAAAATTTCCCCCGACATAGGACACTTAGGTTTGGGTTGCTatggattttttttcttcaaatccATTGGCTTCCTCGGTGTTATCTACGTCAATCGTAGAGTACCATGTACTTCTGGTTTAGGCACTGTTTGAAGACATTGGCTTCCTCAATCGTAGAGTACCATATACTTCTGGTTTATGGCACTGTTTGAAGTACATGGTTTAGGCACTGTTGGTTTAGGCATTGTTTGAAGTTAAAGAATGTATGGCTTCCCTCTTGCCAGATGCCAGGTGAGTAAAGATCTTCATCCTTCCCAGAGGGATCAGTTACGAAATTATTGGCTAATTGAATAGATGATCGTTGTTCAGCAAAGCGGAAAAGAATGAATGCAGGGCACAATCCCCGCAGCTTGGCATCATATAAAGCAGTTTTCATCTTTATAAATGCCATCATAAGCCAATGATTAGAGCTGAACGTAACAAAGAAAAACTTTGCACAAGAGAAGGTAGTACATTGATATTCCGAAGGATAAGTGGTTCTTTTCATTCCTGTACAGGTAAGGTATATGTACAATCTAAAATTATAAGGTCCTTACTTTACAAGGTCATGCAATATACAGTTAGATACGCTAGTATCATAAGCCTGATGTATCCTCAAGCAGGAAGCTCCCATCAAATGCTGATATATATTCTCTTCTAGaaaaagaatgctatagacgcttgtaccatgacaggagtgtggacaacatagagaagtataaggtggcaaagaagactgcaaagcgagctgtaagtgtggcaaagggtagagcgtacgaggatctttaccaacactTGAGTacaaaggaaggagagaaggacatttataggatggctagggttcgtgagagaaagacacgggacttcaaccaagttaagtgcattaaggatgaaagtgagcatctcttggtaaaggaggatgagatccgacatcgatggcaagagtattttgacaaattgttcaatggtgagaatattgacacaacctttcagttggatgactcttttgatgacaccaatagacgctttgtgcggagaatccaagaatctgaggtcagagaggcgttgaaaaggatgaaaggaggtaaggcgatgggaccggatggtatcccaatcgaggtgtggagatgcctcggggacatagctgtagtatggttaaccaagctgttcaaccatatttttgattgaacaagatgcctgatgagtggaggagaagtatattggtaccgatctacaagaataaaggagatattcaaagttgtacaaattaccgaggaattaagttgatgagccataccatgaagctatgggagagagttatcgagcatcgcttgagagcaataacgcgggtctctatgaaccaatttggtttcatgcccggaaggtcaactatggaagccattttcttaataagacaagttatggagcggtatagggagaagaagaaggacctacacatggtttttattgacttggagaaggcttatgataaaataccaaggaatgttatgtggtgggcgttggacaaacataaagtcccaacgaagtacgtcgggctcattaaggacatgtacagcaatgttgtgactagagttcgaacaagtgatggagacacggatgacttctcgattaggataggactacatcaagggtcagctttgagcccttatttgtttgctttagtgatggatgaggtcacaagggacatacaaggggacatcccttggtgtatgcttttcgcggacgatgtagtgctagttgatgaaagccggacaggagtgaatcagaaactggagttatggcgggagactttggagtccaaaggttttagacttagtagaactaaaactgagtatatgagatgtgacttcggcactactactcgggaggaggaagatgttagtttggaaggtcaagtagtgcctaggaaggatacctttcgatatttaggatcaatgctacagagggacggggatattgatgaagatgttagccatagaatcaaagcagggtggatgaagtggcggcaagcgtctggtgtcctatgtgacaaaagggtaccacagaagctaaaaggcaagttttataggacggcgattagacctgctatgttgtatggtgcagaatgttggcctacgaaaagacgacatattcaacagctaagtgtcgcggaaatgcgtatgttgcgttggatttgcggtcatacaagaagggatcgagttcggaacgatgatatacgtgagagattaggggtagcgccaattgaagaaaagcttgtccaacaccggttgagatggtttggacatgtgcaacgaagacctccagatgcaccggtgcatagtggaatcctaaatcaggatagtaacgtgaagagaggcagaggaagaccgaagttgacttgggtagaggcaataaaaggagacttgaaaggatggaatatacctaaagacttagccttagataggagtgcttggaagacagctattcacgtgcctgaaccttgattgcttctgttgggtttcaactctagcctaccccaacttgtttgggacttaaaggctttgttgttgttgttgtaaaaccGCCATCATCAGTAGCATTGCATTCTAACTAGAACTAGGGAATTTGCATACGACAGTGTGCAACTGGTACTTATTACAAAGTGCTGACTCTTTTCTCTTAAGATGTCCCTTCTGATTTGCTGTTCCTGTTAGTAGACAACAAAAAACAGGTTAGTGATTtgtgaccatgtgtacaagtgaAAGAGTACGGTCATTTTCTGcttcttcatgatctatctgcCTGAAACTAAAACAATTTGTAGTTGCAAACATAGTGTAACTTTTGCGGTAAGCACACTATGATTGAAAACATTGGGGTAATATCTGAAAACGGAAGCAACACCCTAAAAGTCTAAATAGCAAAGGTTTTTGAGCACCCAAAATACATTACTGTTACTGTTAGCCATCTTGACAGAACTCATGATACAATTTGCTAGTAAGCGTGGTATATTGTAAAGTTATAGGATGGATTAAAAAACAAGCTCAGCTCTCTGAGTAATCAAAAAGGTTCTAGTCTTCTAGAAAGCATCAAACCATTCGTGGCCAAGTTGGAAACACTCTCAACCACTGCTGTATGATGTAGGTAGTAAATGGAGCCACAGCAAACTTAAACAGCTATTGTAACCAACAACTACAAGCAACAGATACAGTACCATCTAACAATGTTCTTTCGTCCTTAGGTTCTATGTACTTGCTGATCACTGAAAGGAAGGAATGACAttaaggagcaatggaaatgTATGATGAACTAAAGGGTGGCACCTACTTTCTTGCAGTAATATTAGTAGTGGCATTGCAGGCCACGATAAAATATGAAAACTTCAAGGTTTAAGGAGACAGCAAGATAAATCAAATTATATGAGTTTATAGATAGTCATGTTTCCAGAATACATGCTCACGATGTACAATATACAAAGCGCAATTACTAGTGGTTTAAATAAGAAAGGATACATAAGCTATTTCAACAACAACTCGTTTTTTACTAGATAAACCACATTGAATCCTGCTACAGATATTGGCTTTATTTTTCTTCCATCCCTATCCAAGTATCCAGTTCCCAACTATGCCTAAGTAATTCAATAGCAAAATACAGTTTCTGAGAATAGGACTGCTAGTATTCGCAATACAAGGTGAAAAAAAAACTGTCATGAGGAACAAACATGGACATAGTTAGCTCCAGTATAGCTTTTAAGTACCAGTATATCGATTTGTATGAACTAAAGTTTGAAATGTCTAAGTTTTTCTTTGAATTGCAACAAACAGCTTTACTTTAGCACCAATAGTAGGCATGACAAGAAATGTAGGAATTTGAGATAGGCATCCAGAGGGACAAAAATGCAGGTGATGATGCCTTCAGGTGTTTTAGGCATTGTACCAAACTGCAGATGAagttgaatcaagtttgaaaagCTGAAATAGATAGCTTAAGCAACTTTCCCTGCTTCGATTTAACTATAATTGCAACCACGCCCACATGAAGAGCTGCAGCATCAACATACACCTAACGAGATCAGATAGTGGGTGGGCATGCGGTATGCAGACACAATCCTAATCTACAACCTACTGCAATCGAATTGAACAAAAGATTCATTTCAGGTTTGGTTCAGGAATACGATGGTAAGCATTCAACCTGGATCGAATTGAACAACAGCTGGCCAGTCAGTTTCCACATAAATCAGCACCTAAACATTCGGATGAGCAAAAGGAGGTCGCAAGTGTTGTTTGGTCGTGCGGAGGTAAAGCTTTCACCTTTGGGCGGCCTCGGCCTGGTTCTGGTAGAACTTGGCGACGCGGCCGCGGTTGGCTGGCTTGGGTTTAGAGGGCTTCTTCGGGCGCAGGCCGGCGATCTCCTGCACCAGCGGCACGTGCACCAGCACCGTCGTCCACGCCACGTACCAGCCTGGGGAAACGAACGAAGTGGATCAGGGAACCCGCGCACGCAACTAGGTAaccgagggagggagggagggggaggggtggCGTACCGAGGAGGATGAGAGTGAATACGAAGGCAATGGCGAGGACGGGGCGGATGAGAAAGACGACGGCGACCTCCGACGCAGCCGCCAGGCCGCCGCTCGCCATGGCGCCGGCGGCAGCTCAGTTCCGGCCTTGCAACGAGGGGATCCGCGAGCGAGGCTGTTGAGCCTATGGCAAGCGGGGCCCTGGAACTCGTTGGCGCAAGTAGCCTGTTGCAGTGCCGTTCCGTTTTGACTTCGACTTTGCTGCCAATGCCAGAGGCGCTGATATATACGGAATATATGCTTTGGTGTGTGTGTAAAATCATTTTGTGTGACCGAACGTGAGTCAATCACCAGAAAGCCAGGACATTCCCAACACAGCTCTGCTCAAACGTTCATCACTAGATGCCGGCTGGCTGATAAATATAGACTGCGAATTTGCAATCCAAGCCCGCGTTACCGTGGGACATTGGGACGGTATGTATACTGGTCTAATTTTCAACCGAATTTGTGGTCGCTGTTTAAATAAAGCACGGTTACATGTACAAGTACCCCTTCCATATTgatcagtggcggatgcacgatgcgggataggggggctaaaacaatgaagatgttgatttgcatgaagatttaatggtgaaatcaagcttttgctacagtgattatgcttgaaatcaagaaattagggggggctggagccccccagccccccctgtggatccgccgctgaTATTGATGTATTTTTGTCGAAGATGCACGGGCAAGATAACGAAGCAAACACAAAGTCCTCGTATATATAAAAAAATCCAGAATGTAACGAGTCAGGCATTCCCGTATGTTAGAAGCTAACCACTAATATGGTAGTGGTCGCTGTTTAAATAAAGCACGGTTACATGTACAAGTACCCCTTCCATATTGATGTATTTTTGTCCAAGATGCACGGGCAAGATAACGAAGCAAACACAAAGTCCTTGTATATATAAAAAATTTCAGAATGTAACGAGTCAGGCATTCCCGTATGTTAGAAGCTAACCACTAATATGGTAGTGTGATCAGGATTCACACAAAATTACCATCAAATTCTGATTGACATATTGTTCGGCCAGATTTTAATTTCTTCTACACTTTATTTTGTAAGAACTTTCAGAAAACCATATGCCAGTTTACAAGTTAGCAAATACCTCCATGTTTAAAAGAAAATTGTTTGTCATGATCATACgccatgttcgtttgggcttgtttggcttataagccatggctgaaagtactgttagctggtttggtgtgagagaaaaatactgttcgttggctgataagccatgacttataaacCAAATACGACCGAGCGAACAGACTGATATTACATCATCTTAGGCTCCCCATCTTAGCTTGTCTCACATCTCGCGTCCAGGCCGTCATTGGCTAGGTTCCCCCTATGCAAGGCATGACCCCCTTCAATCCCCTCCAACTTCTTTGATTTGGATCAAACGAACAATACCTAATGGGGAGAATAGGTTGGTGGAGCTCGGTcacatggatgtggtggatgAGGCTATGGATGTGTCATGTTTTTTATGTTGGCTAGGCAAAGCTATGCCC
The nucleotide sequence above comes from Miscanthus floridulus cultivar M001 chromosome 18, ASM1932011v1, whole genome shotgun sequence. Encoded proteins:
- the LOC136521543 gene encoding uncharacterized protein, which produces MASGGLAAASEVAVVFLIRPVLAIAFVFTLILLGWYVAWTTVLVHVPLVQEIAGLRPKKPSKPKPANRGRVAKFYQNQAEAAQRNSKSEGTS